TGTTGGCAAACCCAGGACCATTGTCGCTACTGATCTTTTTTTGGAATACCCCAGCGAACAATGATGTCTTTTATTAGGGCTTTTACCACTGTGGATGCATCCTGTTTGGAAGAAGGGAAAACCTCTACCCACTTgctaaacatgcaaaccatgGTCAAgcaatatcttttgttttggcaTGGTGATAATTCAATGAAGTCAATCATCCAATGTTCAAAAGGCCCATCAGGTGGGGGGTGACCTTGCAATGGCATTTTGATGGCACCAGAGGGATTGTTTGCGGCacagattaaacattttctacagTATTCAGCTGCATATGTTGAAAAACCCCTGGTGTACCAGTGAGTGTTGACATATGCACACATCCCCCCCTTGCAAGCATGATCTTTACCATGAGCTAATTTTgcatacaaatggaaaaaagcCTTAGGTAAGCAAGGTTTATCATCTGGGCCAAGCCAAACCCCATTTTGTAGTGTTGCACCTGATTTTCTCCATAGAGTTTTTTCAGATATGCTTGCCAATGACTGCATGGTTGACAGGTCAGCCTGTGGGTTGAGTTCCTGTGAAAGAGAAAGCAGAGTTAGGTTAAACATTTGTCCCgtcctggctgctgcttttgctgcggcatctgctgctgaatttcctgtagaaatgggatctgttttgttagtatgagcatcacattttattactgatatttgtTTAGGTAACAGGATTGCATTTAAGAGTGCTGCAACCAGAGTGTGGTGTGCAATGGGTGTTCCGGCTGATGTCATAAAACCCCTTTGTCTCCAGAGACAACCAAAATCATGGACGACACCAAATGCATAACGTGAGTCAGTGTAAATATTGACAGTTTTTCCTTCAGCCAATTTACAAGCTTCCGTAAGGGCTATCAGCTCTGCTGCCTGAGCAGACAGGTGAGAGGGTAGTGTACCACTGGAAATGACATTATGTTTGGTGACAACAGCAAATCCAACTAGGTTTCTACCCGTTTTGACATCTCGGGAAGCAGACCCATCAACAAATAACTCTAAGTCAGCATTCAAGATTGGTGTGTCTGTGAGATCAGGTCTGGGAGTACATATGGTTTCCAGAACCTCTGTGCAGTTATGAGGATCTCCATCCTCCACTGTAGGAAGAAGAGTAGCAGGATTcaacacattacatcttttcacaGTGATGTTAGGCATTTCCAGCAATACAGTGTGGTATCTCAACCAACGCTGAGTTGACAGATgtgcagttttctgtgtgtgtaatatgtgtgtAACGGCGTGCGGAACCATAAGTATCAAATCAGAATAGCCAACCAAATCACGTGAcgccaaaacagctttttctgctgcagcaactgCTCTCAGACAGAGGGGAAGACCTGCTGCTACTGGATCCAGTTTTGATGAAAAATAAGCAACAGGCCGCAGTTTACCCCCGTGAGATTGGCATAACACAGAGGTCATGTAACTGTCCTTTTGATCAACAAATTGAGTAAAAGGCATGTTAGGATTGGGCAGACCCAAAGTGGGAGCTGCAGTGAGTGCTGCCTTAAGATCACTAAACGCTTTTTCTCCTTCAATAGTCCATTTAATTTTATCACGCGCTGAAAGTTGTTTACCATGCACCATAGCAGACAGGGAAGCGTCGCGCAAAGAGTAATTTGGgatccactgtctgcagaatgatGTCATGCCAAGGAaactcatcatctgtttttttgtaacaGGCTTAGGAATATTTTGAATTGCAAGAATTCGTtttggtgacagtgttttgccctCTGGGGTGATCACATGGCCCAGATATGTCACCTTTTGCtgcacaaattgcatttttgtgagACTTATTTTATGGCCATTATctgcaagatgttttaaaaggtgcACCGTATCAATTTTGCATGCGTCTTCAGTTGGACTACAAATCAGCAGATCATCTACGTACTGTAAGATCGCTGAGCCGGCCGGCAAATTAAGATCTTGGAGGTTTCTGTTGAGAGCTTGATGAAAGTAACCTGGACTTTCAGAATAGCCCTGAGGACAACGGGTCCAAGTATAAACCTTCccttcaaatgaaaaagcaaaccaGTACTGGCTGTCCTTGTGTACAGGGACAGAGAAGAAGGCATTGGCCAGATCTACTACTGAGAAGTAAGTTGAATTTGGTGGTACCAGAGACAAAATGGTTTGGGGATTACTTACTTCTGGCGCCCGGGGGTGAACGGCTGCGTTCACCGCCTGCAAATCTTGCACAAAGCGCCACTCAGTTGGTTGACCTTGGTCTCTAATTTGTTTAACAGGGAATATGGGAGTGCGCACTTGGGAATTGTTACATCGAATTATTACACCTGCTTTTAGCAGAGAATTGAACACAGGCCTTATGCCATCGATGGCTTCCTGCTTTAAAGGATATTGCTTCTGACATGGCCTGTACTCTGATTTTGGATGTACTGTCAGAGGTTCTGCATCTCTCATAAGACCTACATCATATTTATGGGCTGCCCAGAGAGATTTTGGAATTTGCTCGAGCTCTGGTGGTAAACTAGTTTCTGTGATGGTATAGGCTGCAGCCTGTGCGGTGTCATGGCCATCAATGAGCTCAACTGTTCTAAAAGCTTGCACAATTGATTTAAATTGTGTACGATGTACATCACCCTTCCTACTGTATTCCGTCCTAGGATCTGATGCTGTTTGTTGGAAATCCTCGAGGAGCAGCCGGCTCTGCAACCATGGGCCCAGTTCTTGCCAACTCCAGTCAGAAGGTTTAGCCAATGGGATATGTGGAGTGTCCCCCTTAAATAGTACTTCCTGTTtagaggagagtgagacagaggcaaCCGCAGCAGTCCTTGTCCAATACACATTTGTCAAACATATCACTTCCGATTCCCCATTTTCAACATACCACTGACTTTCATATTCAACATACCACTGACTTTCATATTCACTTTCTGGTCCTTCATTTACGTGTGCTGTGCAGTGTAGTGTCTTATGATGTTGGAATGTTTCTGcttatgtgctgtgtgtgtgtgcaaaatctGTAAGCTGCTGTACAACAGGCGTGTTGTCAACAAGTTGCCATTTATATGCATATTGTGAATGGATGTTAATCATCTGATTGAGCTGTGATGGATATTCTTCATCTCCCTGTTTTAAGACTTTGATTCCATCAAGCGTTGAACAAAGTACTATTCCAAATTGACACATCAAATCTCTCCCTAATAGAttaactggacagttttgtgACACTATGAATGAGTGTTTGATGGTCTGTTTCCCCAAACTGCATTTGAGAGGAACAGAGCAATTTTCTAAAACAGGTTTTCCACTAGCACCTATTGTAAGGCATGATCTACCACTCTACCACTTTCGTCCTGTTTAGAAAAGCATCCTTAAGATGGGCCTCATAGGAACTCATGGGGTTCCTTCCCAGTCCATCTTCTGGTGGAACATGACCACTGTGTATGTCATATGCCTCAGTTAGCCGTGCGAGAAATGCTCCCACAGACTCGTTTGGCTCCTGCTGTATGGCACTGATCACACTCATGTCTTGCTTAAGCGGAAACTTTGCTTGCACACCCTGCACCAGTAGTGTTACAGGGTTCCTGTATAAAGCATTGTCCTCATGTTCCCAGTCTTGCTGCTTCAGACGAAGCCTGAGATTGGAGTTGGTAAACAAGTGTCTGACCTTGTGAAAATCACATCCCAGCTGTCGCTTCAACAGGCGTTCCGGTTCCTGAAATGTTGGTTTGTAGTCCTGCACCATGTTCTGGAAGTCCTCTCCCCActtgtttgcatttctttttgggtGAGTGACTTTCTCATTTGCTTCCTTAATGTCCAATTCTGTCCAGGGGCGGAAAACAAGTTGGGGGCCATGAACTCCTCCCACCTCAATCATAGGAAAAGTCAGAACATGCATGCCATCTCCTATTTGTTCTTCAAGATTGCGGGGAAAGTTATGTCCTTTTGATCTGGTGTGCATGGAGTGTCCTTTCACACTTCCAGGGTTGGGCTCCAGGAGTGATTCCTCAGAGGTGTTGCCCCTTTGTGCTCTTTGTGtggctgctgcattttctgatGGGGGAGGGCTGGCTTGGATTCccccctgctgtgctgcttgGCTCTGGTATGGTgggggaggcagtggaggagcagagtccAGATCTGGATCCACCTTGTGAAACTCAGACAAtacaggatacagaggttcagtgtcagaacaatATTTTGGTCTATAAACTACATTTTCTGGTTCTTTCTGTTTTGGCCTCTCATGTTCATTTGCATTCTGTCGTCTAAACATTCTACTCTCCCTCACATGACATTCATCTTTCCACATACTAAATGCCTTCCAGTCAGGTTGGAACACCTTATGCTTTCTTTTACTTCGTTTGGACAAGGACTTGTGATTCTCTGcgctctccttttctctcttttccagtttatcttttaactgAGCTAACTGTCTGCTACTCAGACTACCCTCCTTAGGAAACCCCAATTCCCACCATTCAGTCAATTGATTACAACTACCcttgtatttttttgacatttcttcacatAATGGTGACAAATCAGTTGGCAGACTGTGCCCAGGCCAGGCGCTCATTTCTCTAGTACCCAGTACTAGACCCATTCCTCTAGTTGCCGTTCCCTAGCGTTACCTTTCCTCGTGCGACTCAGAGTTTACTGCGCTGCATACAACAGTAGTCAATAGCACAACGGTTCAACTAAGACAACGTCTTGTCAACTACCCAACCAGTAGTGAGTTTTATAGAGCTCTCTTACCAAGTTCTGGTCTGCTCGCGTCTTTCTCCGTTGCTGTTTCACCGCCGTATTACGGTCCGTATCGCTTCTGGATTGGATCGGCGGGTGGGCTCCTCAGGAGAAGAGCTTCTCAACCATAGGGAGGAATCAGCTGTTACTTGTGCACTGCTACTGTTCATCcatcagagtccagaccacgCGTCCAATCCCACTTTTCTGACACCAAttctgtcgtggcaaaaactgtaaggcaagttaggaggcaaaaaggcaacttacaagtgaatgataacgttgaatttaatcagcaaatagagaaacatgcagagcagaacagagctacactctagagtgggccaatctgattgaccaagatgtgtaggttgttcagccttttatacatacaactcaacagctgggttcacacaaagaacaaagggatgagtcaatgcaaatcaaccttcatacaatgtggtcaggagtcttaattaacaagttcatgttactttttccttttgtcttcatagtcttttaagttcttgagatcgatgatttgtgctggttcccgtgggctcccttctgggaagcaaatgttcaggtgtaggtagttttatagtcgATATCTACCtaatcacttctttgtgtggccagagacaggatgtcttgctggggagcaaaaggtgaggaggcactggtgtaagcaggtttgatagtgggtctgtgagaagtgtgaaaacagtgaaacagtgttacctaaattttgaaatttcactCACACCactcactgatttcatttcttctttgttcattcaggaattgatgctgcagtgtgtcGACGTAAACTCAAGTCtaacctgaagaagaagttccagtgtgtgtttgaggggatcgctaaagcaggaaacccaacccttctgaatcagatctacacagagctctacatcacagagggagggactggagaggtcaatgatgaacatgaggtcagacagattgaaacagcatccaggaaaccagacagaccagaaacaaccatcagacaagaagacatctttaaatcctcacctggaagagatgaaccaatcagaagagtgatgacaaagggagtggctggcattgggaaaacagtcttaacacagaagttcactctggactgggctgaagacaaagccaaccaggacatacagttcacatttccactgACTTTCAGAGAgatgaatgtgctgaaagagaaaaagttcagcttggtggaacttgttcatcacttctttcctgaaaccaaagaagcaggaatcaacaggtttgaagagttccaggttgtgttcatctttgatggtctggatgagtgtcgacttcctctggacttccacaacaatgagatcctgactgatgttacagagtccacctcagtggatgtgctgctgacaaacctcatcagggggaacctgcttccctctgctcgcctctggataaccacacgacctgcagcagccaatcagatccctcctgagtgtgttgacatggtgacagaggtcagagggttcactgacccacagaaggaggagtacttcaggaagagattcagagatgaggagcaggccagcagaatcatctccaacatcaagacatcacgaagcctccacatcatgtgccacatcccagtgttctgctggatcactgctacagttctggaggatgtgttggaaaccagagagggaggagagctgcccaagaccctgactgagatgtacatccacttcctggtggttcagtccaaactgaagaacatcaagtatgatggaggagctgagacagatccacactggagtccagagagcaggaagatgattgagtctctgggaaaactggcttttgagcagctgcagaaaggaaacctgatcttctatgaatcagacctgacagagtgtggcatcgatatcagagcagcctcagtgtactcaggagtgttcacacagatctttaaagaggagagaggactgtaccaggacaaggtgttctgcttcgtccatctaagtgttcaggagtttctggctgctcttcatgtccatctgacatttATCAACTCTGGAAACAATCTGCTGTCAGAACAACAATCAACATCTGAGTCGTCTAAACTGTTTAGACCTGATCTAAAACTTCTCTACCAGAGTGCTGTGGACGAGGCCTTacagagtccaaatggacacctggacttgtTCCTCCGATTCCTCCTCGGTCTTTCCCTGCAGACCAATCAGAATCTCCTACGAGGCCTGCTGACCCAGACAGGAAGTAGATTACAGACcaatcaggaaacagtccagtacatcaaggagaagatcagtgagaatctgtctgcagagaaaagcatcaacctgttccactgtctgaatgaactgaatgatggttCTCTAGTGGAGGAGATCCAACAGTCTTTGAGATCAGGACgtctctccacagataaactgtctcctgctcagtggtcagctctggtcttcatcttactgtcatcagaaaaagatctggacgtgtttgacctgaagaaatactctgcttcagaggaggctcttctgaggctgctgccagtggtcaaagcctccaacaaagctctgtatgtgcacatagactatttcagattaagtggattgttgttggcatgacagaaaactaatgtttgtaactggtttcatttgttttactggattattttcAGACTGAGTaactgtaacctctcagagagaagctgtgaagc
The nucleotide sequence above comes from Channa argus isolate prfri chromosome 1, Channa argus male v1.0, whole genome shotgun sequence. Encoded proteins:
- the LOC137099415 gene encoding NLR family CARD domain-containing protein 3-like isoform X1, producing the protein MSCWGAKGIDAAVCRRKLKSNLKKKFQCVFEGIAKAGNPTLLNQIYTELYITEGGTGEVNDEHEVRQIETASRKPDRPETTIRQEDIFKSSPGRDEPIRRVMTKGVAGIGKTVLTQKFTLDWAEDKANQDIQFTFPLTFREMNVLKEKKFSLVELVHHFFPETKEAGINRFEEFQVVFIFDGLDECRLPLDFHNNEILTDVTESTSVDVLLTNLIRGNLLPSARLWITTRPAAANQIPPECVDMVTEVRGFTDPQKEEYFRKRFRDEEQASRIISNIKTSRSLHIMCHIPVFCWITATVLEDVLETREGGELPKTLTEMYIHFLVVQSKLKNIKYDGGAETDPHWSPESRKMIESLGKLAFEQLQKGNLIFYESDLTECGIDIRAASVYSGVFTQIFKEERGLYQDKVFCFVHLSVQEFLAALHVHLTFINSGNNLLSEQQSTSESSKLFRPDLKLLYQSAVDEALQSPNGHLDLFLRFLLGLSLQTNQNLLRGLLTQTGSRLQTNQETVQYIKEKISENLSAEKSINLFHCLNELNDGSLVEEIQQSLRSGRLSTDKLSPAQWSALVFILLSSEKDLDVFDLKKYSASEEALLRLLPVVKASNKALLSNCNLSERSCEALSSVLSSQSSSLRELVLSNNDLQDSGVKLLFAGLKQHHCRLETLRLSCCNLSERSCEALSSVLSSQSSNLRELDLSNNDLQNSGVKLLCAGLKQHHCRLETLSLSGCLITQEGCASLASALSSNPSHLRELDLSYNHPGDSGVKLLSAGLEDPHWRLDTLRLDHGGLWWMKPGLRKYACELELDPNTVNRNLQLSDNNRKVTHVEEDQSYPDHPDRFEYWSQLLCRNVLTGRCYWEVEWRERVYISVSYRGIRRRRVSNDCVFGWNNQSWSLICCDNGYYVSHSNRLMSVSSTSSVSNRVAVYVDCPAGSMSFYSVSSDKLIHLHTFNTTFTEPLYPGFWFCPGSSLSLCSV
- the LOC137099415 gene encoding NLR family CARD domain-containing protein 3-like isoform X2, with the translated sequence MNQCEDREEGVPPSKTTLCGGHESQTKDQRMKKQRPDSTEPICTSMKSDWSAGRFIDFKVAQPAHGRMKKQRPDSADPSWVSMKSDWSAGRIIDFKDEQPAHGRVEQQSSEVHSDQFAQQHQPDLDSIFMLLEDNIVTFVKNQLKEIQRVLRPDYPECSESQREDKEDEEQRRSNRESFVKITVNFLRRMKQEELADCLQSRIDAAVCRRKLKSNLKKKFQCVFEGIAKAGNPTLLNQIYTELYITEGGTGEVNDEHEVRQIETASRKPDRPETTIRQEDIFKSSPGRDEPIRRVMTKGVAGIGKTVLTQKFTLDWAEDKANQDIQFTFPLTFREMNVLKEKKFSLVELVHHFFPETKEAGINRFEEFQVVFIFDGLDECRLPLDFHNNEILTDVTESTSVDVLLTNLIRGNLLPSARLWITTRPAAANQIPPECVDMVTEVRGFTDPQKEEYFRKRFRDEEQASRIISNIKTSRSLHIMCHIPVFCWITATVLEDVLETREGGELPKTLTEMYIHFLVVQSKLKNIKYDGGAETDPHWSPESRKMIESLGKLAFEQLQKGNLIFYESDLTECGIDIRAASVYSGVFTQIFKEERGLYQDKVFCFVHLSVQEFLAALHVHLTFINSGNNLLSEQQSTSESSKLFRPDLKLLYQSAVDEALQSPNGHLDLFLRFLLGLSLQTNQNLLRGLLTQTGSRLQTNQETVQYIKEKISENLSAEKSINLFHCLNELNDGSLVEEIQQSLRSGRLSTDKLSPAQWSALVFILLSSEKDLDVFDLKKYSASEEALLRLLPVVKASNKALLSNCNLSERSCEALSSVLSSQSSSLRELVLSNNDLQDSGVKLLFAGLKQHHCRLETLRLSCCNLSERSCEALSSVLSSQSSNLRELDLSNNDLQNSGVKLLCAGLKQHHCRLETLSLSGCLITQEGCASLASALSSNPSHLRELDLSYNHPGDSGVKLLSAGLEDPHWRLDTLRLDHGGLWWMKPGLRKYACELELDPNTVNRNLQLSDNNRKVTHVEEDQSYPDHPDRFEYWSQLLCRNVLTGRCYWEVEWRERVYISVSYRGIRRRRVSNDCVFGWNNQSWSLICCDNGYYVSHSNRLMSVSSTSSVSNRVAVYVDCPAGSMSFYSVSSDKLIHLHTFNTTFTEPLYPGFWFCPGSSLSLCSV